From a single Rhodospirillaceae bacterium genomic region:
- a CDS encoding IS110 family transposase, with protein sequence AKTLRATLVECAHGAARTKGCQFEAHHRALAARRGYKRAIVAGAHKMLRIVYVVLKTATPYYDRTADYEALMVKRNAPRWIRMLRRYGYVAPVNAAEPKAA encoded by the coding sequence GCGCCAAAACCTTGCGGGCTACCCTCGTCGAGTGCGCACACGGCGCGGCCCGAACCAAAGGCTGCCAGTTCGAGGCCCATCACCGCGCGCTGGCCGCACGGCGCGGATACAAGCGCGCCATCGTCGCCGGCGCCCACAAGATGCTGCGCATCGTCTATGTCGTGCTCAAAACCGCCACGCCCTACTACGATCGCACCGCCGACTACGAAGCGCTCATGGTCAAGCGCAACGCCCCGCGGTGGATCCGAATGCTCCGACGCTACGGCTATGTCGCCCCCGTGAACGCGGCAGAACCCAAGGCTGCCTGA